The following nucleotide sequence is from Oreochromis niloticus isolate F11D_XX linkage group LG9, O_niloticus_UMD_NMBU, whole genome shotgun sequence.
ttcagatcAGTATTGgctcttttagatgttttctggaACAATCTAGTTACCACAGCTCTGCAGATCATCATTGTTCTTGGAAGTCTGTACCAATACAATTCTCCATTCATCAGGCATTTCCTCACTCTCCAAGATCACGTTTAACaatctggtaaaaaaaaacatccactgTCCTCTCTCTTGGACGTCTCCATACCTCCACAGATATATAATCTTGACCAGCTGCTTTTACACTCTTGATCCTCTTCATAGCCTTTGCTTCCTCCTtagatataaaatatatataatatattctaTATATGCACTGGTCTACTTATTTAAGCTATTTTGCTATACATTTGTTTAACTTATCGTAACAAAGCAATCTCCCCACTTATGCTATAAACAGTATAGCATGGCTtatgtttaaaatttgaatgctAAATATGTAAaggttcttcttttttattattattttttataaaatttTGAATTGTGTTTCTTGAGCTGTGCAAGTCACATTGTCTGTAATATTCAAGTACAGAAGTGTGGTGTGGAGGATTTAACAGCCCTCAAAGAGGCGCTCATCGACATTTCACTCACCCAATGGCTGATGTGCATTTGTAATCGGGCCGCTAACGACATCCAATCAAAAAGCGGAGGGGGCGGGACTACGAAGCGTGCCTGTCTTTAGCGAGTAGAACCCTAGCCGTTGGTGTTGGTGTGGTTGTTTTTAACATCACATTTCAACTTCAAAGAAGAAATTCACGACTGCCAGCGGGGACAGGGGGCAGCGATACTTTGACCTCCATGGTCGGTCGGTATTTTGTCCTTCAGCTGTTTTATAATTGAACGGCAGAGTTGGACAAATCTCGACACGGATTGACAACAAAGGGGGGGCACCGTTATTAGCTAAGAACAGCTAACTTCTCCCGACATAACAGCTGCCTCAGCGCTGCATGTGCGGCAATAACATGTCAGCGCCCTTACCTGCCATTGTGCCTGCTGCCCGTAAAGCCACCGCAGCGGTGAGTTAACAAGGCGACACAGGTCATTCACATGTTAGTGAAAAAAAGCAGCTGTTATTAGACAATAAAGAGCCTAGTTTGTACCCGCATGTGCGAATaggtgttgtttgttttgacaGGTTATATTTCTGCATGGCCTTGGCGACACTGGGTATGTAGAGAGATTTGTTTACTTCTTGTATGTAATATTGGTGTTCCTTAGTACCCAAGACACTTTTCCTTTCGCTTTAACTGATTTAATTGTGTCCAAAATGACAGACATGGCTGGGCAGAAGCTTTCGCAGGCATCAGGATACCACATGTGAAATACATCTGTCCACATGCGTAAGTATATAGAGCAGTTATAACAGGAAAAGCAGGTTTTGGGAAAGTTTTAGAAAGTCTGTAAGAAGCTTATGTAGACTTGAATGCCATATTAAAGGCTGTGAAGATGTATAAACCTGTTGACACATTTAGGGCAGTTAGGGCAAGCCATAATGTTACTCTTTTCCACTGGTTACAGTCCCACCATGCCTGTTACTTTGAACATGAGGATGAACATGCCTTCTTGGTAAGCCTGGCAGTTAAGGAGGATTTTTCAATTGAGAGTGTGGCTGTTGCATGTCGGTTGAGCCTCACATGTATGTGCTCCCTTTCTACAGGTTCGATATCTATGGGCTGAGCGCGAATGCAAATGAAGACGAGGCTGGAATTAAGAGAGCGTCAGAGAACAGTATGTTGATAGAAGGATTTTGATCCTTTTAAGCCTTTTCTTCAGTCACATTCAAACATAAGGGGTTTCCTTAAATTCATTTCAGTTAAAGCTTTGATAGACCAAGAAGTGAAGAATGGGATACCTTCTCACAGGATTATCCTGGGCGGATTTTCGCAGGTAAGTGTGGGATGTGCAGGAATGATATGTTATATAaccttgttttttgtgtgtgtgatttacaggCAGTGTTATGATGGCGCATTACTGC
It contains:
- the lypla1 gene encoding acyl-protein thioesterase 1 produces the protein MCGNNMSAPLPAIVPAARKATAAVIFLHGLGDTGHGWAEAFAGIRIPHVKYICPHAPTMPVTLNMRMNMPSWFDIYGLSANANEDEAGIKRASENIKALIDQEVKNGIPSHRIILGGFSQGGALSLYTALTTQQKLAGVVALSCWLPLHKSFPQAAANSANKDMHVLQCHGDADPLVPYAFGIQTAEKMKALISPANITFKSYRGLPHSACPEEMVDVKRFIEKQLPPISDE